Proteins encoded in a region of the Pseudomonas denitrificans (nom. rej.) genome:
- the murU gene encoding N-acetylmuramate alpha-1-phosphate uridylyltransferase MurU, giving the protein MKAMILAAGKGERLRPLTLHTPKPLVRAGGVPLIEYQLQALRRAGFDQLVINHAWLGQQIEDHLGDGSAFGVSICYSPEGEPLETGGGIFKALPLLGDEAFVIANGDIWTDFDYASLLGALAEDDLVHLVLVDNPGHHTRGDFCLSEGRVSDYREGQPSLTYSGIAILRPELFEGCKPGAFKLAPLLRQAMEAGRVSGVHHRGRWIDVGTHERLAEVERQLAEG; this is encoded by the coding sequence ATGAAGGCCATGATTCTCGCTGCGGGCAAGGGCGAACGCTTGCGCCCGCTGACCCTGCATACGCCCAAGCCATTGGTGCGCGCCGGTGGCGTGCCGCTGATCGAGTACCAGCTGCAGGCACTGCGCCGGGCCGGATTCGATCAATTGGTGATCAATCACGCCTGGCTCGGCCAGCAGATCGAGGATCACCTGGGCGACGGTTCGGCTTTCGGTGTGAGCATCTGCTACTCGCCCGAGGGCGAACCGCTGGAAACCGGTGGCGGCATCTTCAAGGCGCTGCCGCTGCTGGGTGACGAGGCCTTCGTCATTGCCAACGGCGACATCTGGACCGACTTCGATTACGCGAGCCTGCTCGGCGCGCTGGCCGAGGACGATCTGGTGCACCTGGTGCTGGTGGACAACCCCGGTCACCACACCCGCGGTGATTTCTGCCTGAGCGAAGGCCGCGTCAGCGATTACCGCGAAGGCCAGCCGAGCCTGACCTACAGTGGAATCGCCATCCTCCGCCCCGAGCTGTTCGAGGGCTGCAAGCCTGGTGCCTTCAAGCTGGCGCCGCTGCTGCGCCAGGCCATGGAAGCCGGCCGGGTGAGCGGCGTCCATCATCGGGGTCGCTGGATCGATGTGGGCACCCACGAGCGCCTGGCGGAAGTCGAACGCCAGCTGGCGGAGGGCTGA
- a CDS encoding DnaJ domain-containing protein → MFWPGTLVGVIAGWALASIPGAMLGALLGQVLDRRLKQRTWAGLFDQLRGGPRVGDQELLFLLLGRLAKSRGRVIDAHIQQARAEMQRLQLDDKARRQAIDAFGRGKLGGELLDAGLHQRHGQEATAEGLIQACWRMAWAGGAPNAAQKNLLLQWGDSLGLSRSRVLALSAGAEPPKPPAKPRESYTAALRLLGVTLESEPEEIKRAYRKLISQNHPDKLEGLGASPERIAAATSRTREIQDAYLLVRQRRGFR, encoded by the coding sequence GTGTTCTGGCCGGGCACCTTGGTAGGCGTCATCGCCGGCTGGGCATTGGCAAGCATTCCGGGCGCCATGCTCGGTGCTCTGCTGGGGCAGGTGCTCGACCGGCGCCTGAAGCAGCGCACCTGGGCGGGGCTGTTCGATCAGTTGCGCGGCGGGCCGAGGGTTGGCGACCAGGAGTTGCTCTTCCTGCTGCTTGGCCGGCTGGCCAAGAGCCGCGGGCGTGTGATCGATGCTCACATCCAGCAGGCGCGGGCGGAAATGCAGCGTCTGCAACTGGATGACAAGGCTCGTCGCCAGGCCATCGATGCCTTCGGTCGCGGCAAGCTCGGTGGTGAGTTGCTGGACGCCGGCTTGCACCAGCGCCACGGCCAGGAGGCTACGGCCGAAGGCCTGATCCAGGCCTGTTGGCGCATGGCCTGGGCCGGCGGTGCACCGAACGCTGCGCAGAAGAACCTGCTGCTGCAGTGGGGCGATTCGCTGGGGCTTTCCCGGTCCAGGGTTCTCGCGCTGTCGGCGGGCGCCGAACCGCCCAAGCCGCCCGCCAAGCCGCGCGAGTCCTACACCGCGGCGCTGCGACTATTGGGCGTGACGCTGGAGAGCGAACCGGAAGAGATCAAGCGCGCCTACCGCAAGCTGATCAGCCAGAACCACCCGGACAAGCTCGAAGGCTTGGGGGCGAGCCCGGAGCGGATTGCCGCGGCGACCAGCCGGACCCGCGAGATCCAGGATGCTTACCTGCTGGTGCGTCAGCGTCGCGGCTTTCGCTGA
- a CDS encoding alpha/beta hydrolase family protein, with amino-acid sequence MPHLPRPTFLALSLCLGLAPLGASWAEDAKPAAEKPAATPVVRPAVSERSQDEASGLGRQLPESERQELKAGDETFLALWLPANAADASGAVILIPGDGESADWPVAIGPLRRKLPDAGWQTLAVTLPDPQSTAPVPRPKESPDKASADTDATVADSASKPEVKGSEGSAIPTPESTGEAGSAEPAQASAEAPPPPTDPVELRKAHAERVLARIQAAVELAQQHNPKTIVLLGHGTGAYWATRYLGERTPAEIRNLLLVAPQMPRDFKPSLDETVPLLNLATGDFYYKDKAPDVAAAKLRLQASKRQKAPNYVQIGMNALPADLGTEQDQLYRRIRGWLSMHLEPIEQP; translated from the coding sequence ATGCCGCATTTGCCTCGCCCGACGTTTCTCGCCCTCAGCCTGTGCCTCGGCCTCGCGCCGCTGGGGGCCAGTTGGGCCGAAGACGCCAAGCCCGCCGCTGAAAAACCGGCTGCCACACCAGTCGTGCGTCCGGCAGTGAGCGAGCGCAGCCAGGACGAAGCCAGCGGCCTGGGACGCCAGTTGCCCGAAAGCGAGCGCCAGGAACTCAAGGCCGGCGACGAAACCTTCCTGGCTCTCTGGCTGCCGGCCAATGCTGCCGACGCATCGGGGGCGGTGATCCTGATACCCGGCGATGGCGAGAGCGCCGACTGGCCGGTAGCGATCGGCCCGCTTCGACGCAAACTGCCCGATGCCGGCTGGCAGACCCTCGCCGTGACCCTGCCCGACCCGCAAAGCACCGCGCCGGTCCCGCGGCCGAAGGAGTCGCCGGACAAGGCCAGCGCCGATACCGACGCCACGGTCGCCGACAGCGCCAGCAAACCCGAAGTGAAGGGCAGCGAAGGCAGCGCGATCCCGACACCGGAAAGCACCGGCGAAGCCGGCAGCGCGGAGCCGGCCCAGGCCAGCGCCGAAGCTCCGCCGCCGCCCACCGACCCGGTGGAGCTGCGCAAGGCCCACGCCGAGCGTGTGCTGGCACGCATCCAGGCGGCCGTCGAACTGGCCCAGCAACACAACCCGAAAACCATCGTCCTGCTCGGCCATGGCACCGGCGCCTACTGGGCGACCCGCTACCTGGGCGAACGCACGCCAGCCGAAATCAGGAACCTGCTGCTGGTGGCGCCCCAGATGCCGCGCGACTTCAAGCCGTCGCTGGACGAAACCGTGCCACTGCTGAACCTCGCCACCGGCGACTTCTATTACAAGGACAAGGCGCCTGACGTGGCCGCCGCGAAACTGCGCCTGCAGGCGAGCAAGCGGCAGAAGGCACCGAACTACGTGCAGATCGGCATGAATGCCCTGCCTGCCGACCTGGGCACCGAGCAGGACCAGCTCTACCGGCGCATCCGCGGCTGGCTGTCGATGCACCTGGAGCCGATCGAGCAGCCCTGA
- a CDS encoding PAS domain-containing sensor histidine kinase — MRRLFWKACLAWLCCLPLLAVAETAAPPLTLDQAQLAWLAEHPQLRVGAVLEAPYVQQDRRLQQLSGANVELLEWLAKSLHVSLEWRTFPDQGALEKAVRAGEIDLAPGVSQTPSTLRDWLFSDPYLRVPRLVVGDRRSGTSVELDTLGEGESVSVRGPGPVVDYLRGTYSGLTLQVVDSDREVLRKVLGREANYAVIDEAQLARLTRETEFTGLLVVADIGYPQLLRVATRRGLPELAGIIDAALRAVPAKDLDQLHERWLQPTYPRLGSSPGFWQNLCILLGLLLLLAVAALLWLRRQHRALESRLLAARRDIELRQAAEQALRLTQFAIDSSTVGILWVNWDSHVRYANRAAEEMLGYLPGAVVDRPLSDFEPTLNMDRWLNLWRRARNADEAPLSFETRCLRADGQWLPADVSLSFLRFGDSEYLLVFLTDVTERRRARAALEESEARLQGIAANVPGLVFRLEPNAPDDDSDFAYISFITGGSETSLGYSPGYLRESGLGIMGLVHPSERESYLASQLDAVEGHRNWLWQGRILTRSHEPRWVDIKATVRTLDDGRPAWDGVVWDITEHKQIELELQDSRAQLRELSAHLESVREEEKARIAREVHDELGQVLTVLKLETSMCELAYAELDSGLRERLDNMKRLIAQLFQLVRDVATALRPPILDAGIGSAVEWQARRFESRTQIPCLVQVPENPPELSDAKAIGLFRILQEALTNVMRHAQAHTVELQLSVEGRELCLRIADDGVGFDPNATRQGVSFGLVGMRERVLMFGGTLQIDSQPGEGTTLWIRVPLRSRGG; from the coding sequence ATGAGACGTCTGTTCTGGAAAGCCTGCCTGGCCTGGCTCTGCTGCCTGCCGTTGCTGGCCGTGGCGGAAACTGCCGCGCCACCGTTGACCCTGGATCAGGCGCAACTCGCGTGGCTTGCCGAGCATCCACAGCTGCGTGTCGGCGCGGTGCTCGAGGCACCTTATGTGCAGCAGGATCGCCGCCTGCAGCAGCTCTCCGGGGCCAACGTCGAACTGCTGGAGTGGCTGGCCAAGTCCCTGCACGTCAGCCTGGAGTGGCGCACCTTTCCCGACCAGGGCGCGCTGGAGAAAGCGGTGCGCGCTGGCGAAATCGATCTTGCGCCCGGTGTCAGCCAGACACCTTCGACCTTGCGCGACTGGCTGTTCTCCGACCCCTACCTGCGCGTTCCGCGTCTCGTTGTGGGAGACCGTCGCAGCGGCACCTCGGTGGAGCTGGATACCCTCGGCGAAGGCGAGTCCGTTTCCGTGCGCGGTCCCGGCCCGGTGGTGGACTACCTGCGTGGCACCTACTCGGGGCTGACCCTGCAAGTCGTCGACAGCGACCGCGAAGTGCTGCGCAAGGTGCTCGGTCGCGAGGCCAATTACGCGGTGATCGACGAGGCGCAGCTGGCGCGCCTGACCCGCGAAACCGAATTCACCGGCCTGCTGGTGGTGGCCGACATCGGCTATCCGCAGCTGCTGCGCGTGGCGACCCGGCGCGGCCTGCCGGAGCTGGCGGGGATCATCGACGCGGCTCTGCGCGCGGTACCCGCCAAGGACCTCGACCAGCTCCACGAACGCTGGCTGCAACCGACCTACCCGCGCCTGGGCTCCTCCCCCGGCTTCTGGCAGAACCTCTGCATCCTGCTCGGCCTGCTGCTTCTATTGGCGGTTGCCGCGCTGCTCTGGTTGCGGCGCCAGCACCGCGCGCTGGAGTCGCGCCTGCTCGCCGCGCGCCGCGATATCGAGTTGCGCCAGGCGGCGGAACAGGCCCTGCGCCTGACCCAGTTCGCCATCGACAGCAGCACCGTCGGCATCCTCTGGGTCAACTGGGACAGCCACGTGCGCTACGCCAACCGCGCGGCCGAAGAGATGCTCGGCTACTTGCCGGGAGCGGTGGTGGATCGGCCGCTGTCGGACTTCGAGCCGACGCTGAACATGGACCGCTGGCTCAACCTCTGGCGCCGCGCGCGCAATGCCGACGAGGCGCCACTGAGCTTCGAGACCCGCTGCCTGCGCGCCGACGGCCAGTGGCTGCCGGCGGACGTTTCGCTGAGCTTCCTGCGTTTCGGCGATTCGGAGTACCTGCTGGTGTTCCTCACTGACGTTACCGAACGCCGCCGCGCCCGCGCCGCGCTGGAAGAGAGTGAGGCGCGCCTGCAGGGCATCGCCGCCAACGTGCCGGGGTTGGTGTTCCGCCTGGAGCCCAACGCGCCGGACGATGATTCCGATTTCGCCTATATCAGCTTCATCACCGGCGGCAGCGAAACCTCGCTGGGCTACTCGCCCGGCTACCTGCGCGAGAGCGGCCTGGGCATCATGGGTCTGGTGCATCCGTCCGAGCGCGAGAGCTACCTGGCCAGCCAGCTGGACGCGGTGGAAGGCCATCGCAACTGGCTGTGGCAGGGCCGTATCCTCACCCGCAGCCACGAACCGCGCTGGGTCGATATCAAGGCTACGGTGCGTACCCTGGACGACGGTCGTCCGGCCTGGGACGGCGTGGTCTGGGACATCACCGAGCACAAGCAGATCGAACTGGAACTGCAGGACTCGCGCGCGCAGCTGCGCGAGTTGTCGGCGCACCTGGAGAGCGTGCGGGAGGAGGAGAAGGCGCGCATCGCCCGTGAAGTGCACGATGAATTGGGCCAGGTGCTCACCGTGCTCAAGCTGGAAACCTCCATGTGCGAACTGGCCTACGCCGAGCTGGACAGCGGCCTGCGCGAGCGCCTGGACAACATGAAGCGGCTGATCGCCCAGCTGTTTCAGCTGGTCCGCGACGTGGCCACCGCGCTTCGCCCGCCGATCCTCGATGCCGGCATCGGCTCGGCGGTGGAATGGCAGGCGCGCCGCTTCGAATCGCGCACGCAGATTCCCTGCCTGGTGCAGGTGCCGGAGAATCCGCCGGAGCTGTCCGACGCCAAGGCCATCGGGCTGTTCCGCATCCTCCAGGAGGCGCTGACCAATGTCATGCGCCATGCCCAGGCGCATACTGTGGAATTGCAGCTGAGCGTCGAAGGGCGCGAGTTGTGCCTGCGCATCGCCGACGACGGCGTGGGCTTCGATCCGAACGCCACGCGCCAGGGCGTTTCCTTTGGCTTGGTGGGCATGCGCGAGCGGGTGCTGATGTTCGGCGGCACCCTGCAGATCGACAGCCAGCCCGGGGAGGGCACCACGCTGTGGATCCGCGTGCCGTTGCGCTCCAGAGGTGGATGA
- a CDS encoding response regulator, giving the protein MIRVLVAEDHTIVREGIKQLIGMAKDLQVVGEATNGEQLLDTLRQTPCEVVLLDISMPGVNGLEAIPRIRALNNPPAILMLSMHDEVQMVARALKVGAAGYATKDSDPALLLTAIRKVASGGRYIDPDLADRMVFEVGLTDSRPPHALLSEREFSVFERLVQGEGVNEIAQQLAVSSKTISTHKARLMQKLNANSVADLVRYAMEHKLV; this is encoded by the coding sequence GTGATTCGAGTGCTGGTGGCGGAAGACCATACGATCGTGCGCGAGGGCATCAAGCAGCTGATCGGCATGGCCAAGGACCTGCAAGTGGTCGGCGAGGCCACCAACGGCGAGCAGTTGCTCGACACCCTGCGCCAGACGCCCTGCGAAGTGGTCCTGCTGGACATCTCCATGCCCGGCGTCAACGGCCTGGAGGCCATCCCGCGCATCCGCGCGCTGAACAACCCGCCGGCGATCCTGATGCTGTCGATGCACGACGAAGTGCAGATGGTCGCCCGCGCGCTGAAGGTCGGCGCCGCCGGCTACGCCACCAAGGACAGCGACCCGGCGCTGCTGCTCACGGCGATCCGCAAGGTCGCCAGCGGTGGCCGCTACATCGATCCCGATCTCGCCGACCGCATGGTCTTCGAGGTCGGCCTGACTGATTCGCGCCCGCCCCATGCGCTGCTGTCGGAGCGCGAGTTCTCGGTATTCGAGCGCCTGGTACAGGGCGAGGGCGTCAACGAAATCGCCCAGCAGCTGGCGGTCAGCAGCAAGACCATCAGCACCCACAAGGCGCGGCTGATGCAGAAACTCAATGCCAACTCGGTGGCTGACCTGGTGCGTTACGCCATGGAGCACAAGCTCGTCTGA
- a CDS encoding ABC transporter substrate-binding protein, whose translation MLRAVRGGLLFGLLGSAAMPALADYVTVISFGGANKQAQEAAFYKPFKEVTGNAVVHGSYNGDLAKLKRMVEISHVSWDVVEVEAPELARGCEEGLFMKLDPKTLGNTADFVPGAVQPCGVGIFVWTTLLAYNQSKLQGTPSSWADFWDTKKFPGKRGLRWGAKYSLEFALMADGVAPKDVYKVLATNDGVDRAFRKLDELKPSINWWKSGQDPVRDLADGTVVMSSAYNGRIAAAQAEQKGFRMVWAGGIYDFDFWALPSGVFKKELAEQFVNFAGQPQQQKAFAENISYGPTNRKAVELLAPDVAANLPTAPQNIANAVGMNVAFWAEHGDALEQRFQAWAKR comes from the coding sequence ATGTTGCGAGCGGTAAGGGGAGGGCTGCTGTTCGGCCTGCTGGGGAGCGCTGCGATGCCGGCGCTGGCGGACTACGTCACCGTGATTTCCTTCGGTGGCGCCAACAAGCAGGCGCAGGAAGCGGCCTTCTACAAGCCGTTCAAGGAAGTGACCGGCAACGCCGTCGTACACGGTTCCTACAACGGCGACCTGGCCAAGCTCAAGCGCATGGTGGAAATCAGCCATGTGTCCTGGGACGTGGTGGAAGTCGAGGCCCCCGAGCTCGCACGCGGTTGCGAGGAAGGGCTGTTCATGAAGCTCGATCCCAAGACCCTGGGCAACACCGCCGACTTCGTTCCCGGCGCAGTGCAGCCGTGCGGAGTCGGCATCTTCGTCTGGACCACGCTGCTGGCTTACAACCAGAGCAAGCTGCAGGGCACGCCCAGCAGCTGGGCGGATTTCTGGGACACGAAGAAGTTCCCCGGCAAGCGCGGCCTGCGCTGGGGCGCCAAGTACAGCCTGGAATTCGCCCTGATGGCCGATGGCGTGGCGCCGAAGGACGTCTACAAGGTGCTCGCCACCAACGATGGCGTCGACCGCGCCTTCCGCAAGCTCGACGAACTCAAGCCGAGCATCAACTGGTGGAAGTCCGGCCAGGACCCGGTGCGCGACCTCGCCGATGGCACCGTGGTGATGAGCTCCGCCTACAACGGCCGGATCGCCGCCGCGCAGGCCGAGCAGAAGGGCTTCCGCATGGTCTGGGCCGGCGGCATCTACGACTTCGACTTCTGGGCGCTGCCCTCGGGCGTGTTCAAGAAGGAGCTGGCCGAACAGTTCGTCAACTTCGCCGGCCAGCCGCAGCAGCAGAAGGCTTTCGCCGAGAACATCTCCTACGGCCCGACCAACCGCAAGGCCGTGGAACTGCTGGCGCCGGACGTGGCCGCCAACCTGCCCACCGCGCCGCAGAACATCGCCAATGCCGTGGGCATGAACGTGGCGTTCTGGGCCGAGCACGGCGACGCGCTGGAGCAGCGTTTCCAGGCCTGGGCCAAGCGCTGA
- a CDS encoding ABC transporter ATP-binding protein has translation MAENQANDVLVSFRGVQKSYDGESLIVKDLNLDIRKGEFLTLLGPSGSGKTTSLMMLAGFETPTAGEIQLAGRAINNVPPHKRDIGMVFQNYALFPHMTVAENLAFPLSVRGMSKTDVSERVKRALSMVQLDTFAGRYPGQLSGGQQQRVALARALVFEPQLVLMDEPLGALDKQLREHMQMEIKHIHQRLGVTVVYVTHDQGEALTMSDRVAVFHQGEIQQIAPPAELYEHPRNSFVANFIGENNRIAGQLQARDGDRCTVGLARGEKVEALAVNVGSVGDTVSLSIRPERVRLNGHSENCANRFSGRVAEFIYLGDHVRIRLEVCGRTDFFVKQPIAELDPALSVGDVVPLGWEVEHVRALDPLSAA, from the coding sequence ATGGCCGAGAATCAGGCAAACGATGTGCTGGTGAGTTTCCGTGGCGTGCAGAAGAGCTACGACGGCGAATCCCTCATCGTGAAGGACCTCAATCTGGACATTCGCAAAGGCGAATTCCTGACACTGCTGGGGCCTTCCGGTTCCGGCAAGACCACCAGCCTGATGATGCTGGCCGGTTTCGAAACTCCTACCGCCGGTGAAATCCAGCTCGCCGGCCGCGCCATCAACAACGTCCCCCCGCACAAGCGCGACATCGGCATGGTGTTCCAGAACTACGCCCTGTTCCCGCACATGACGGTGGCCGAGAACCTGGCCTTCCCGCTCTCCGTTCGTGGCATGAGCAAGACCGATGTGAGCGAGCGCGTGAAGCGTGCGCTGTCCATGGTCCAGCTCGACACCTTCGCCGGCCGCTATCCCGGCCAGCTCTCCGGTGGTCAGCAGCAGCGCGTGGCCCTGGCCCGTGCGCTGGTCTTCGAGCCGCAACTGGTGCTGATGGACGAACCCCTGGGTGCGCTCGACAAGCAGCTGCGCGAGCACATGCAGATGGAGATCAAGCACATCCACCAGCGCCTGGGCGTGACCGTGGTCTACGTGACCCACGACCAGGGCGAAGCCCTGACCATGTCCGACCGCGTGGCCGTGTTCCACCAGGGCGAGATCCAGCAGATCGCCCCGCCGGCCGAACTCTACGAACACCCGCGCAACTCCTTCGTCGCCAACTTCATCGGCGAGAACAACCGCATCGCCGGCCAGCTCCAGGCCCGCGATGGCGACCGCTGCACCGTGGGCCTGGCCCGTGGCGAGAAGGTCGAGGCACTGGCGGTCAACGTCGGCAGCGTCGGCGACACCGTCAGCCTGTCGATCCGCCCCGAGCGCGTGCGCCTGAACGGCCACAGCGAAAACTGCGCGAACCGCTTCTCCGGCCGCGTCGCCGAGTTCATCTACCTGGGTGACCACGTGCGCATTCGCCTGGAGGTCTGCGGCCGTACCGATTTCTTCGTCAAACAGCCGATCGCCGAGCTCGATCCTGCGCTCAGTGTTGGCGACGTGGTTCCGCTGGGCTGGGAAGTCGAGCACGTCCGCGCGCTCGACCCACTGTCCGCGGCGTAA
- a CDS encoding ABC transporter permease, whose protein sequence is MATAVSMNEVAGPTLKQRLARAERMNRLKSQALVLPLLVFLLLTFLVPIAALLYKSVNNPEVVGALPLTVNAISEWDGKSLPSDAVYKALSDDLVAARKNQTIGDLSKRLNMELAGYRSLLSKTARALPFKEQPASYKDAMEALDERWGDPAYWQAIRRNASSVTPYYLLAALDHRIDDLGEIARATPDQSIYLDIFARTFWMGAVITLICLALAYPLAYLLAILPTRKSNLLMIMVLLPFWTSILVRVAAWIVLLQSGGLINGALLKMGLIDEPLQLVFNRTGVYISMVHIMLPFMILPIYSVMKGISPSYMRAAISLGCHPFSSFWKVYFPQTVAGVGAGCLLVFILSIGYYITPALLGSPNDQMVSYFVAFYTNTTINWGMATALGGLLLFATLVLYVIYGWLVGASRLRLG, encoded by the coding sequence ATGGCCACCGCTGTGTCGATGAACGAGGTCGCCGGCCCCACCCTCAAGCAGCGCCTGGCGCGCGCGGAGCGGATGAACCGCCTGAAGTCGCAGGCGCTGGTCCTGCCCCTGCTGGTCTTCCTCCTGCTGACCTTCCTCGTGCCCATCGCGGCACTGCTCTACAAGAGCGTGAACAACCCCGAGGTCGTCGGTGCGCTGCCGCTGACCGTCAACGCCATTTCCGAGTGGGACGGCAAGTCGCTGCCTTCGGATGCGGTGTACAAGGCGCTGAGCGACGACCTGGTCGCCGCGCGCAAGAACCAGACCATCGGTGACCTGTCCAAGCGCCTGAACATGGAACTGGCCGGCTACCGCAGCCTGCTGTCCAAGACCGCTCGCGCGCTGCCGTTCAAGGAGCAGCCGGCGTCGTACAAGGACGCAATGGAAGCACTCGACGAGCGCTGGGGCGACCCGGCCTACTGGCAGGCGATCCGTCGCAACGCCAGCTCCGTCACGCCCTATTACCTGCTGGCGGCGCTCGATCACCGTATCGATGACCTGGGCGAAATCGCCCGCGCAACGCCGGACCAGTCGATCTACCTGGACATCTTCGCCCGCACCTTCTGGATGGGCGCGGTGATCACCCTGATCTGCCTGGCGCTGGCCTACCCGCTGGCCTACCTGCTGGCGATCCTGCCGACCCGCAAGTCCAACCTGCTGATGATCATGGTGCTGCTGCCGTTCTGGACCTCGATCCTGGTGCGCGTCGCCGCGTGGATCGTGCTGTTGCAGTCGGGCGGCCTGATCAACGGCGCGCTATTGAAGATGGGCCTGATCGACGAGCCATTGCAGCTGGTGTTCAACCGCACCGGCGTGTACATCTCCATGGTCCACATCATGCTGCCGTTCATGATCCTGCCGATCTACAGCGTGATGAAGGGCATTTCCCCCAGCTACATGCGCGCCGCAATTTCGCTGGGCTGCCATCCGTTCTCCAGCTTCTGGAAGGTCTACTTCCCGCAGACCGTGGCCGGTGTCGGCGCCGGTTGCCTGCTGGTGTTCATCCTGTCGATCGGCTACTACATCACCCCGGCCCTGCTGGGCAGCCCGAACGACCAGATGGTCAGCTACTTCGTCGCCTTCTACACCAACACCACCATCAACTGGGGCATGGCCACGGCCCTGGGCGGCCTGCTGCTGTTCGCCACCCTGGTGCTCTACGTGATCTATGGCTGGCTGGTGGGCGCGAGCCGCCTGCGCCTGGGCTGA